The window TTGCTTTCCAGGCCGCGGTCGTCTTCGGCGGCCACGGCAATCAGGCGTTTATCGGGCATCGCCCCTCCCGGGTCGTTGCGGGTTCGCTAATCGTCTTTTTTCTCGGGCTCGGTGGAAGTGCCGCGCTGCCGGTAGCGGACGCCGTAGCCTCCGCCGCGACCGAATCCGCGGCCGTTTCCGCGTCCGCCGCCCCAGCCACGTCCTCCGCCCCTTGGGTAGCCGCCGCGTCCGAGGCCGAGCAGCGGCTCGATGATGTTGCCGTCTTTGTCCTTCCGGGGCGCGCAGTCGCCGAGGCCGCGACCGGTACGCGGACCTTCACCCTGGGGTCCGGTTCTGTCTCCGCCTGGCATATCTCTCCTCCTTGTTGATAATGATACTCATTATCTTCTGTTTCGCCAAAAGGAACTCCGTCCCGCGGAGTTTCTTACCCGTCAACACTCACGCCTTCCGATGGGTATTCTATACTATTTATTTAATTGATGCAAGGTCTCATTAGTATCGGCTTATTGCAACTCCGAGGATATTCAAGGACGGCTGTATACTCCCGCCCCTACGTCATCCGCGAATCGAACCCGTAGGGGCGACCGGTAGGACGAGTCCTCCACGGTCGCCCGCGGCGGGGAAAGGATTCCCCGCCCTACGTCTGTCGTCCGATGTAGGGCGGCCCTTCTACGGGCC is drawn from bacterium and contains these coding sequences:
- a CDS encoding DUF5320 domain-containing protein — translated: MPGGDRTGPQGEGPRTGRGLGDCAPRKDKDGNIIEPLLGLGRGGYPRGGGRGWGGGRGNGRGFGRGGGYGVRYRQRGTSTEPEKKDD